The window ACCGGAAGATATGTTTGCACGGCCACCAACAAGGAGCTGCTGTCCTGGGACGCCTCCAAGGACGACATCAAGGAGCTTATCAAGCAGCGGGCGCAGCGCAAGAAAGAAGTCAAGACGCGGCTTAAGGAATACCAGACCTGCCGCGAGGACGGCCTGGAGGCCGTGGTGGCCCAGCGCCAGGAAGGCGGCAGGGCCAGGATTATCGGCACCACCACCGACGAGACCGACGTGAGAATGATCACCGGCATGGAGGAAGCGGCCAGGGCCAGGGAAACGGTCGCCAAGCCGGCGGACAAGCCCAAGAAGAAGCAGTCCAGCGGCAGGTTT is drawn from Thermoanaerobacterales bacterium and contains these coding sequences:
- a CDS encoding Mu transposase C-terminal domain-containing protein, translating into ARVLDICLMDVEQAKVSPAGIQRFGTKNNRRWYTHRLLENYVGRQVVVRYDPNRIGELLVFDPKTGRYVCTATNKELLSWDASKDDIKELIKQRAQRKKEVKTRLKEYQTCREDGLEAVVAQRQEGGRARIIGTTTDETDVRMITGMEEAARARETVAKPADKPKKKQSSGRFDEFIRRAGSQG